A genomic stretch from Streptomyces venezuelae ATCC 10712 includes:
- a CDS encoding TetR/AcrR family transcriptional regulator — protein sequence MTSKDTAGGDSTSEATTGGDATGKDTPRSSYHHGGLRQAVLAAALDVIAADGPGALSLRDLARRAGVSHAAPAHHFKDRTGLLTAVAAEGYELLAEALAATPDLRERGVRYVRFAVEHPAHFQVMFQPELLRADDPALLAAKERSSAELRAGVGTLTDVPDARAAGIAAWSLAHGFATLLLTRNVTGAVGDRDPEEYFRALTGLLFTGQLPSGKPQKRE from the coding sequence ATGACGAGCAAGGACACGGCGGGCGGGGACTCGACGAGCGAGGCCACGACGGGCGGGGACGCGACAGGCAAGGACACGCCCCGGAGCAGCTACCACCACGGAGGCCTGCGGCAGGCCGTCCTCGCGGCCGCCCTCGACGTCATCGCCGCCGACGGCCCCGGCGCGCTGAGCCTGCGCGACCTCGCGCGCCGCGCCGGCGTCTCGCACGCCGCACCGGCCCATCACTTCAAGGACCGCACCGGGCTCCTCACCGCCGTCGCCGCCGAGGGGTACGAGCTGCTCGCCGAGGCCCTCGCCGCCACACCCGACCTCCGCGAACGCGGAGTGCGGTACGTACGGTTCGCGGTGGAACATCCGGCCCACTTCCAGGTCATGTTCCAGCCAGAGCTGCTGCGCGCCGACGACCCCGCCCTGCTCGCCGCCAAGGAACGCTCCTCCGCCGAACTCCGCGCGGGCGTCGGCACCCTGACGGACGTCCCCGACGCCCGCGCGGCGGGCATCGCGGCCTGGTCCCTCGCCCACGGCTTCGCGACGCTGCTCCTCACCCGGAACGTGACGGGGGCGGTGGGCGATCGGGACCCCGAGGAGTACTTCCGCGCCCTCACCGGCCTGCTGTTCACCGGCCAACTCCCGTCGGGGAAACCGCAGAAGCGGGAATAG
- a CDS encoding ABC transporter permease, with translation MSVLKTSLRNFFAHKGRMALSAIAVLLSVAFVSGTLVFTDTMNTTFDKLFASTASDVTVSPKGAATDDETPQSGRPEAFPASLVEQVRKTEGVQAAQGAVVSTSVTVVDARNKNVGPTSGAPTIAVNWSPNELRSVEIASGHEPRGPTEVVVDGATAEKHGLKLGDELRTISVTGDFTAKISGIVDFKVTNPGATVVYFETATAQRELLGKEGLFTQITADAKPGVSDDALKRNIAASIGGGYKLQTAAEAADAGREDVAGFLDVMKYAMLGFAGIAFLVGIFLIVNTFSMLVAQRTREIGLMRAIGSSRKQVNRSVLIEALLLGFFGSVAGVGAGVGLAVGLMKLMSSIGMELSTGDLTVKWTTPAVGLLLGIVVTVLAAYIPARRAGKVSPMAALRDAGTPADGKAGRVRGGIGLALTAAGAAALVAAARAAEAGPGSLWLGLGVVLSLLGFVVVGPLLAGGVVRALGVVVLRIFGPVGRMAERNALRNPRRTGATGAALMIGLALVACLSVVGSSMVASATDELDRSVGADFIVQSGTGQPIVPQAAAALEKAPGLDHATEYKWVDATVTDPRGRTTTADLAATEPSYVQDLRRETTAGTLTDAYGKGAMSVGSDYATEHGVKVGDVLTVAFKGGEKAKLKVAAITADTGQVDKGAMYVNITTLAEYVPAERMPQSLLILASAKDGQEAQAYQALKDALAPYPQYKVSNQADYKEELQDQVGQLLNIVYGLLALAIVVAVLGVVNTLALSVVERTREIGLMRAIGLSRRQLRRMIRLESVVIALFGALLGLGLGMGWGTAAQKLLALEGLGVLEIPWSTILTVFVGSAFVGLFAALVPAFRAGRMNVLNAIASE, from the coding sequence ATGAGCGTCCTGAAGACCTCGCTGCGCAACTTCTTCGCGCACAAGGGACGCATGGCGCTCTCCGCCATCGCCGTCCTGCTCTCCGTCGCGTTCGTCAGCGGCACCCTGGTGTTCACGGACACCATGAACACGACGTTCGACAAGCTCTTCGCGTCGACCGCCTCCGACGTCACCGTCAGCCCGAAGGGCGCGGCGACCGACGACGAGACGCCGCAGTCCGGCCGCCCCGAGGCCTTCCCCGCCTCGCTCGTGGAGCAGGTGCGGAAGACCGAGGGCGTCCAGGCCGCGCAGGGCGCGGTCGTGTCGACGAGCGTCACCGTCGTCGACGCGAGGAACAAGAACGTCGGGCCCACCAGCGGCGCCCCGACGATCGCCGTCAACTGGAGCCCGAACGAACTGCGTTCGGTGGAGATCGCCTCCGGCCACGAGCCGCGCGGCCCCACCGAGGTCGTCGTCGACGGCGCCACCGCCGAGAAGCACGGCCTGAAGCTCGGCGACGAGCTGCGCACGATCTCCGTCACCGGTGACTTCACCGCGAAGATCTCCGGCATCGTCGACTTCAAGGTCACCAACCCGGGCGCCACCGTCGTCTACTTCGAGACCGCCACCGCGCAGCGCGAACTCCTCGGCAAGGAAGGCCTGTTCACTCAGATCACGGCCGACGCCAAGCCCGGTGTCAGCGACGACGCGCTCAAGCGGAACATCGCCGCCTCGATCGGCGGCGGCTACAAGCTGCAGACCGCCGCCGAGGCCGCCGACGCGGGCCGCGAGGACGTGGCCGGCTTCCTCGACGTCATGAAGTACGCGATGCTCGGCTTCGCCGGAATCGCCTTCCTCGTCGGCATCTTCCTCATCGTCAACACCTTCTCCATGCTGGTCGCCCAGCGCACCCGCGAGATCGGTCTCATGCGGGCCATCGGTTCCAGCCGCAAGCAGGTGAACCGTTCCGTCCTCATCGAGGCGCTGCTCCTCGGCTTCTTCGGCTCCGTCGCCGGTGTCGGCGCGGGCGTCGGCCTCGCCGTCGGACTGATGAAGCTCATGTCCTCGATCGGCATGGAACTCTCCACCGGCGACCTCACCGTCAAGTGGACGACCCCGGCCGTCGGCCTGCTCCTCGGCATCGTCGTCACCGTCCTCGCCGCCTACATTCCGGCCCGCCGCGCCGGGAAGGTCTCCCCGATGGCCGCCCTCCGCGACGCTGGCACCCCCGCCGACGGCAAGGCCGGCCGGGTCCGCGGCGGCATCGGCCTCGCCCTCACGGCCGCCGGAGCGGCCGCGCTCGTGGCGGCGGCCCGCGCGGCGGAGGCCGGCCCCGGCTCCCTCTGGCTCGGTCTCGGCGTCGTCCTCTCGCTCCTCGGCTTCGTCGTCGTCGGCCCGCTCCTCGCGGGCGGTGTCGTCCGCGCCCTGGGCGTCGTCGTGCTGCGGATCTTCGGCCCGGTCGGCCGGATGGCCGAGCGGAACGCGCTGCGCAACCCGCGCCGCACCGGCGCCACCGGCGCGGCCCTGATGATCGGCCTCGCGCTGGTCGCCTGCCTTTCGGTGGTCGGCTCCTCGATGGTCGCCTCGGCCACCGACGAGCTGGACCGGTCCGTCGGCGCCGACTTCATCGTGCAGTCCGGTACGGGGCAGCCGATCGTGCCGCAGGCCGCGGCCGCCCTGGAGAAGGCCCCGGGCCTGGACCACGCGACCGAGTACAAGTGGGTCGACGCCACCGTCACCGACCCGCGCGGCAGGACCACGACGGCCGACCTGGCCGCCACCGAGCCGTCCTACGTGCAGGACCTGCGCCGGGAGACCACCGCGGGCACCCTCACCGACGCGTACGGCAAGGGCGCGATGTCGGTCGGCAGCGACTACGCCACCGAGCACGGGGTGAAGGTCGGCGACGTCCTGACCGTCGCCTTCAAGGGCGGCGAGAAGGCGAAGCTGAAGGTCGCGGCCATCACGGCGGACACCGGGCAGGTCGACAAGGGCGCGATGTACGTCAACATCACCACCCTCGCCGAGTACGTCCCCGCCGAGCGGATGCCGCAGAGCCTGCTGATCCTCGCCAGCGCGAAGGACGGCCAGGAGGCCCAGGCCTACCAGGCCCTCAAGGACGCGCTCGCGCCGTACCCGCAGTACAAGGTCAGCAACCAGGCCGACTACAAGGAAGAACTGCAGGACCAGGTCGGGCAGCTGCTCAACATCGTGTACGGGCTCCTCGCCCTGGCGATCGTCGTCGCGGTCCTGGGCGTGGTGAACACCCTGGCCCTGTCCGTCGTCGAGCGGACCCGCGAGATCGGCCTCATGCGCGCCATCGGCCTCTCCCGCCGCCAGCTGCGCCGCATGATCCGTCTGGAGTCGGTGGTCATCGCCCTCTTCGGTGCCCTGCTCGGTCTCGGTCTGGGCATGGGCTGGGGCACGGCCGCCCAGAAGCTGCTGGCCCTGGAGGGCCTCGGTGTCCTGGAGATCCCCTGGTCGACGATCCTGACGGTCTTCGTCGGCTCGGCCTTCGTGGGTCTCTTCGCGGCCCTGGTGCCGGCGTTCCGGGCGGGCCGGATGAACGTCCTGAACGCGATCGCGAGCGAGTAG
- a CDS encoding SCO6745 family protein, which produces MWHLLEPLHALLYYAPEAFDEAAALGYDTTERWPSYFAWRAAPLGPAGPDRVADTFYSFSPAMIARYVPAAWDTAAPADVLAARVRAVDRTYRAVLGEELLASPELAEAAELARTAADAATAPADPVARPLAVANAALPRPEAPHLVLWQSATVLREHRGDGHLDAVVDAGLDPVESLVSFAAVGAAPEPLFASRGWSADEWAAARDRLAARGLVTADGAATEAGRALRAEVERRTDELAAAPWAALGPAGAARLAELLGGPWLAAIGSGLLPAENTLGIGKV; this is translated from the coding sequence ATGTGGCACCTGCTCGAACCCCTGCACGCCCTGCTCTACTACGCCCCCGAGGCCTTCGACGAGGCCGCCGCCCTCGGCTACGACACCACCGAGCGCTGGCCCTCCTACTTCGCCTGGCGCGCCGCGCCGCTGGGCCCCGCGGGCCCGGACCGGGTCGCCGACACCTTCTACAGCTTCAGCCCCGCGATGATCGCCCGGTACGTCCCCGCCGCCTGGGACACGGCCGCCCCGGCCGACGTCCTCGCCGCCCGGGTCCGGGCCGTCGACCGCACCTACCGGGCCGTCCTGGGCGAGGAGCTCCTCGCGAGCCCCGAACTCGCCGAGGCCGCCGAACTCGCCCGTACCGCCGCCGACGCGGCGACGGCGCCCGCCGACCCCGTGGCCCGCCCCCTCGCCGTCGCCAACGCCGCGCTGCCCCGGCCCGAGGCCCCGCACCTGGTCCTCTGGCAGTCCGCGACGGTCCTGCGCGAACACCGGGGCGACGGGCACCTCGACGCCGTCGTCGACGCCGGGCTCGACCCCGTCGAGTCGCTCGTCTCCTTCGCCGCGGTCGGCGCCGCGCCCGAGCCCCTCTTCGCGAGCCGGGGCTGGAGCGCCGACGAGTGGGCGGCCGCGCGCGACCGCCTCGCCGCCCGCGGCCTCGTGACCGCCGACGGGGCCGCCACCGAGGCGGGCCGCGCCCTGCGCGCCGAGGTCGAGCGGCGTACGGACGAGCTGGCCGCGGCCCCCTGGGCCGCCCTCGGCCCGGCCGGCGCCGCCCGCCTCGCCGAGCTGCTCGGCGGCCCCTGGCTGGCCGCGATCGGCTCCGGCCTGCTGCCCGCAGAGAACACCCTGGGCATCGGCAAGGTGTGA
- a CDS encoding type II toxin-antitoxin system VapC family toxin, whose amino-acid sequence MKLLVDTHVVIWWLLDSPQLSDEIKDLLDTEEAAHISAVTPWELSVKQALGKLDGPPELPELARTCQLTPLPITGLHGIRAGALPPHHRDPFDRILVAQAQTEGLTLVTRDKHIPLYDVPVLTV is encoded by the coding sequence GTGAAACTGCTCGTCGACACGCACGTCGTCATCTGGTGGCTGCTCGATTCCCCGCAGCTCTCGGACGAGATCAAGGACCTGCTCGACACCGAGGAAGCCGCCCACATCAGCGCCGTCACGCCCTGGGAGCTGTCCGTCAAGCAGGCCCTGGGCAAGCTTGACGGCCCGCCCGAGCTGCCCGAACTGGCCCGCACATGCCAGCTCACGCCGCTCCCGATCACCGGCCTGCACGGCATCCGCGCCGGCGCGCTCCCCCCGCACCACCGTGACCCCTTCGACCGGATACTGGTCGCCCAGGCGCAGACCGAGGGGCTCACCCTCGTCACCCGCGACAAGCACATCCCGCTGTACGACGTGCCGGTCCTGACCGTCTGA
- a CDS encoding type II toxin-antitoxin system Phd/YefM family antitoxin, producing the protein MEAARQYNVHEAKTHFSKILEAVATGEEVIISKSGEPVAKVIPLRGKVRRTSRGSLKEPVVFHDDFDDISDDSGFAEAFGLREEGTAE; encoded by the coding sequence ATGGAAGCAGCCCGGCAGTACAACGTCCACGAGGCGAAGACCCACTTCTCCAAGATCCTGGAGGCGGTCGCCACCGGCGAGGAGGTGATCATCAGCAAGTCCGGGGAGCCGGTCGCGAAGGTGATCCCGCTCAGGGGGAAGGTCCGGCGCACCTCCCGCGGCTCCCTCAAGGAGCCCGTCGTGTTCCACGACGACTTCGACGACATCTCCGACGATTCCGGCTTCGCCGAGGCCTTCGGCCTCCGCGAGGAGGGCACGGCCGAGTGA
- a CDS encoding HNH endonuclease family protein — MFTYRRTLASSALAVVVLVTSACSPGADAPESGGGAGKPAARGTALAAVDTLAVKGRAPKTGYEREKFGRAWADVDGNGCGTRDDILKRDLTGVRFTDGHCKVASGTLTVDPYTGTTVPYARGRSKVDIDHVVALSDAWQKGAQKWDAETRRRFANDPLNLLAVDASTNRRKSDGDAATWLPPNKAYRCTYVARQVAVKKKYGVWVTGGERDAMKRVLGGCPQQKLP, encoded by the coding sequence GTGTTCACCTACCGAAGGACCCTGGCCTCCTCGGCACTTGCCGTCGTCGTGCTCGTAACCTCCGCCTGCTCGCCCGGGGCTGACGCCCCGGAGTCCGGCGGCGGCGCCGGGAAGCCCGCCGCCCGCGGCACCGCCCTCGCCGCCGTGGACACCCTCGCCGTCAAGGGCCGCGCCCCGAAGACCGGGTACGAGCGGGAGAAGTTCGGCCGCGCCTGGGCGGACGTCGACGGCAACGGCTGCGGCACCCGGGACGACATACTCAAGCGCGACCTGACCGGTGTCCGGTTCACCGACGGCCACTGCAAGGTCGCCTCCGGCACGCTCACCGTCGACCCGTACACCGGGACCACCGTCCCCTACGCCCGGGGCCGCAGCAAGGTCGACATCGACCACGTCGTCGCGCTCTCCGACGCCTGGCAGAAGGGCGCGCAGAAGTGGGACGCGGAGACCCGGCGCCGTTTCGCCAACGACCCGCTCAACCTCCTCGCCGTCGACGCGTCGACCAACCGCCGCAAGTCCGACGGCGACGCGGCGACCTGGCTCCCGCCGAACAAGGCCTATCGCTGCACCTATGTGGCCCGGCAGGTCGCGGTCAAGAAGAAGTACGGGGTGTGGGTGACCGGCGGCGAGCGGGACGCGATGAAGCGGGTCCTGGGCGGTTGCCCGCAGCAGAAACTCCCGTGA
- the mfd gene encoding transcription-repair coupling factor: protein MSLHGLLDVVVKDAALAEAVKAAADGNRPHVDLVGPAAARPFAVAALARDSGRPVLAVTATGREAEDLAAALRSLLDPDTVVEYPSWETLPHERLSPRSDTVGRRLAVLRRLAHPRDDDPAAGPVSVVVAPIRSVLQPQVKGLGDLEPVALRSGQTADLNEIVEGLAAAAYARVELVEKRGEFAVRGGILDVFPPTEEHPLRIEFWGDDVEEIRYFKVADQRSLEVAEHGLWAPPCRELLLTEDVRQRAAALAEQHPELGELLNKIAEGIAVEGMESLAPVLVDDMELLLDVLPKGSMAVVCDPERVRTRASDLVATSQEFLQASWAATAGGGEAPIDVGAASLWGIADVRDRARELGMPWWSVSPFAADATADGADGDTLTLGMHAPESYRGDTARALADTKGWLADGWRTVYVTEAHGPASRTVEVLGGEGIAARLDADLTEISPSVVHVACGSIDYGFVDAALKLAVLTETDLSGQKAAGKDGQRMPAKRRKTIDPLTLEVGDYIVHEQHGVGRYVEMVQRTVQGATREYLLVEYAPAKRGQPGDRLYIPTDQLEQVTKYVGGEAPTLHRLGGADWTKTKARAKKAVKEIAADLIKLYSARMAAPGHAFAPDTPWQRELEDAFPYAETPDQLSTIAEVKEDMEKTVPMDRLICGDVGYGKTEIAVRAAFKAVQDGKQVAVLVPTTLLVQQHFGTFSERYSQFPVKVRALSRFQTDTEAKATLEGMREGSVDVVIGTHRLFASETKFKDLGLVIVDEEQRFGVEHKEQLKKLRANVDVLTMSATPIPRTLEMAVTGIREMSTITTPPEERHPVLTFVGPYEEKQIGAAIRRELLREGQVFYIHNRVDSIDRAAARLREIVPEARIATAHGQMSESALEQVVVDFWEKKFDVLVSTTIVESGIDISNANTLIVERGDNFGLSQLHQLRGRVGRGRERGYAYFLYPPEKPLTETAHERLATIAQHTEMGAGMYVAMKDLEIRGAGNLLGGEQSGHIAGVGFDLYVRMVGEAVADYRAQMDGGAEEEAPLEVKIELPVDAHMPHDYAPGERLRLQAYRSIASANSEEDIRAVREELTDRYGKLPEPVENLLLVAGLRMLARACGVGEIVLQGPNIRFAPVELRESQELRLKRLYPRTVIKPAVHQILVPRPTSGKIGGKPVVGRELLAWTGEFLTTILGS from the coding sequence ATGAGCCTGCACGGTCTGCTCGATGTCGTCGTCAAGGACGCCGCCCTCGCCGAGGCGGTGAAGGCGGCCGCCGACGGCAACCGCCCGCACGTGGACCTGGTCGGCCCCGCGGCCGCCCGGCCCTTCGCCGTCGCCGCGCTCGCCCGGGACTCGGGGCGGCCGGTCCTCGCGGTGACCGCGACCGGCCGGGAGGCCGAGGACCTCGCCGCCGCGCTGCGCTCGCTGCTCGACCCGGACACGGTCGTCGAGTACCCCTCGTGGGAGACCCTGCCGCACGAGCGGCTCTCCCCCCGCTCCGACACCGTCGGCCGCCGTCTCGCCGTACTGCGGCGGCTCGCCCACCCGCGCGACGACGACCCGGCGGCCGGCCCCGTCTCCGTCGTCGTCGCCCCCATCCGCTCGGTGCTCCAACCGCAGGTCAAGGGCCTCGGGGACCTGGAGCCGGTGGCCCTCAGGAGCGGCCAGACCGCCGATCTGAACGAGATCGTGGAGGGCCTGGCGGCCGCCGCGTACGCCCGGGTCGAGCTGGTCGAGAAGCGCGGCGAGTTCGCCGTGCGCGGCGGCATCCTGGACGTCTTCCCGCCGACCGAGGAGCACCCGCTCCGGATCGAGTTCTGGGGCGACGACGTCGAGGAGATCCGCTACTTCAAGGTCGCCGACCAGCGGTCGCTCGAGGTCGCCGAGCACGGCCTGTGGGCGCCGCCCTGCCGTGAGCTGCTGCTGACCGAGGACGTGCGGCAACGGGCCGCGGCGCTCGCCGAGCAGCACCCGGAGCTGGGCGAACTGCTCAACAAGATCGCGGAGGGGATCGCGGTCGAGGGCATGGAGTCCCTCGCGCCGGTCCTCGTCGACGACATGGAGCTGCTCCTCGACGTCCTGCCGAAGGGCTCCATGGCGGTGGTCTGCGACCCCGAGCGGGTGCGGACCCGGGCCTCGGACCTGGTGGCGACCTCGCAGGAGTTCCTCCAGGCGTCCTGGGCGGCCACGGCCGGCGGCGGCGAGGCCCCGATCGACGTGGGCGCGGCCTCCCTGTGGGGGATCGCGGACGTCCGGGACCGGGCGCGCGAGCTGGGCATGCCCTGGTGGTCGGTGTCGCCGTTCGCGGCGGACGCGACGGCGGACGGCGCCGACGGGGACACCCTGACGCTCGGCATGCACGCCCCCGAGTCGTACCGCGGCGACACCGCGCGGGCGCTCGCCGACACCAAGGGCTGGCTGGCCGACGGCTGGCGCACGGTGTACGTCACGGAGGCCCACGGCCCCGCCTCCCGTACGGTCGAGGTGCTCGGCGGCGAGGGCATCGCGGCCCGCCTCGACGCGGACCTGACGGAGATCTCCCCGTCGGTCGTGCACGTGGCCTGCGGCTCCATCGACTACGGCTTCGTCGACGCCGCCCTCAAGCTCGCCGTCCTCACCGAGACCGACCTGTCCGGCCAGAAGGCGGCCGGCAAGGACGGCCAGCGGATGCCGGCCAAGCGGCGCAAGACGATCGACCCGCTGACCCTGGAGGTCGGCGACTACATCGTGCACGAGCAGCACGGCGTCGGCCGGTACGTGGAGATGGTCCAGCGGACCGTGCAGGGCGCGACCCGCGAGTACCTCCTCGTGGAGTACGCCCCCGCCAAGCGCGGCCAGCCCGGCGACCGGCTGTACATCCCGACGGACCAGCTGGAGCAGGTCACCAAGTACGTGGGCGGCGAGGCGCCGACCCTGCACCGGCTCGGCGGCGCCGACTGGACGAAGACGAAGGCGCGCGCGAAGAAGGCCGTCAAGGAGATCGCGGCCGACCTCATCAAGCTGTACTCGGCGCGGATGGCGGCCCCCGGGCACGCCTTCGCCCCCGACACCCCGTGGCAGCGCGAGCTGGAGGACGCCTTCCCGTACGCGGAGACGCCCGACCAGCTGTCCACGATCGCCGAGGTCAAGGAGGACATGGAGAAGACCGTCCCCATGGACCGCCTGATCTGCGGCGACGTCGGCTACGGCAAGACGGAGATCGCGGTGCGGGCGGCCTTCAAGGCCGTCCAGGACGGCAAGCAGGTCGCGGTCCTCGTCCCGACGACGCTCCTCGTGCAGCAGCACTTCGGGACCTTCTCCGAGCGCTACTCGCAGTTCCCCGTGAAGGTGCGGGCGTTGTCCCGCTTCCAGACGGACACCGAGGCGAAGGCGACCCTGGAGGGCATGCGGGAGGGCTCGGTCGACGTCGTCATCGGCACCCACCGCCTCTTCGCCTCCGAGACCAAGTTCAAGGACCTGGGCCTGGTCATCGTCGACGAGGAGCAGCGCTTCGGCGTCGAGCACAAGGAGCAGCTGAAGAAGCTCCGGGCCAACGTCGACGTGCTGACCATGTCGGCGACCCCGATCCCGCGCACCCTGGAGATGGCGGTGACGGGCATCCGCGAGATGTCGACGATCACCACCCCGCCGGAGGAGCGGCACCCGGTCCTCACCTTCGTCGGCCCGTACGAGGAGAAGCAGATCGGCGCCGCCATCCGGCGTGAACTCCTGCGCGAGGGCCAGGTCTTCTACATCCACAACCGGGTGGACTCGATCGACCGGGCGGCGGCGCGGCTGAGGGAGATCGTCCCCGAGGCGCGGATCGCGACGGCCCACGGCCAGATGTCGGAATCGGCCCTCGAGCAGGTCGTCGTGGACTTCTGGGAGAAGAAGTTCGACGTCCTCGTCTCGACGACCATCGTCGAGTCGGGCATCGACATCTCCAACGCCAACACCCTGATCGTCGAGCGCGGCGACAACTTCGGTCTGTCGCAGCTCCACCAGCTGCGCGGCCGGGTCGGCCGTGGCCGGGAGCGCGGCTACGCGTACTTCCTGTACCCGCCGGAGAAGCCGCTGACCGAGACGGCGCACGAGCGGCTCGCGACCATCGCCCAGCACACCGAGATGGGCGCGGGCATGTACGTGGCCATGAAGGACCTGGAGATCCGCGGCGCGGGCAACCTCCTCGGCGGCGAGCAGTCCGGCCACATCGCGGGCGTCGGCTTCGACCTGTACGTCCGGATGGTCGGCGAGGCGGTCGCGGACTACCGGGCGCAGATGGACGGCGGGGCGGAGGAGGAGGCCCCGCTCGAGGTCAAGATCGAGCTTCCGGTCGACGCCCACATGCCGCACGACTACGCGCCGGGCGAGCGGCTCCGCCTCCAGGCCTACCGCTCGATCGCCTCGGCGAACTCGGAGGAGGACATCAGGGCCGTACGCGAGGAGCTCACCGACCGCTACGGCAAACTGCCCGAGCCCGTCGAGAACCTCCTCCTGGTGGCGGGCCTGCGCATGCTGGCGCGCGCGTGCGGCGTCGGCGAGATCGTCCTCCAGGGGCCCAACATCCGCTTCGCCCCGGTGGAGTTGCGCGAGTCGCAGGAGCTGCGCCTGAAGCGGCTCTACCCGCGCACGGTCATCAAGCCGGCCGTCCACCAGATCCTGGTGCCGCGTCCGACCTCGGGCAAGATCGGCGGGAAGCCGGTGGTCGGGCGTGAACTCCTCGCGTGGACGGGCGAGTTCCTGACGACGATCCTGGGGTCGTAG
- a CDS encoding SGNH/GDSL hydrolase family protein: MRSTQILRSTQTPRSTQPLRRTATALLATATLATASLALAPTALATAHHTAAGAVWRGAWATSPQEPSAPLGPNWSQQGFANHTVRQTVRVSASGTRARIELSNRYGTTPLRVTGATVARTAGGGAIQAGSARTLRFDGRTSATVPVGGTLLSDGAPFQVEAFETLTVTLYLADETGPATYHQFAGATTYRAGGDHRADVSGAAFTETSASTYYLTGVEVSGGRDTFRRDGIVTFGDSITDGVGSATDADNRYPDELAERLAATGSPRAVLNHGIAGNQVVNDTTWAGEKALTRFREDVLNERGVRTVILLEGINDIGGSTVSFPAAPTPDVSVAALIKGHKTLIRQAHAKGLKVVGATLTPVKGSFYDTPANEAKRDAFNAWVRTSGAYDAVVDFDRTVADPSDPDRILPAYDSGDHLHPSDAGYRAMAAALDLDAL, from the coding sequence ATGCGAAGCACACAGATCCTGCGAAGCACACAGACTCCGCGCAGCACACAGCCCCTCCGCCGCACCGCGACCGCCCTGCTGGCCACCGCCACTCTCGCCACCGCGAGCCTCGCCCTGGCCCCGACCGCCCTCGCCACCGCCCACCACACGGCCGCGGGGGCCGTGTGGCGCGGCGCCTGGGCCACCTCCCCGCAGGAGCCCAGCGCGCCCCTCGGACCCAACTGGTCGCAGCAGGGCTTCGCCAACCACACCGTGCGGCAGACCGTCCGCGTCAGCGCCTCCGGCACCCGGGCCCGGATCGAGCTGAGCAACCGTTACGGCACGACGCCGCTGCGCGTCACCGGCGCGACCGTCGCCCGTACGGCCGGGGGCGGCGCGATACAGGCCGGTTCGGCCCGCACCCTGCGCTTCGACGGCCGCACGTCGGCCACGGTCCCGGTCGGCGGCACCCTCCTCAGCGACGGCGCCCCGTTCCAGGTCGAGGCCTTCGAGACGCTCACCGTCACCCTCTACCTGGCGGACGAGACCGGCCCCGCCACCTACCACCAGTTCGCCGGGGCCACCACGTACCGGGCGGGCGGCGACCACCGCGCGGACGTCTCCGGCGCCGCGTTCACGGAGACGAGCGCGTCCACGTACTACCTGACCGGCGTCGAGGTCAGCGGCGGCCGCGACACCTTCCGCCGCGACGGCATCGTCACCTTCGGCGACTCGATCACCGACGGCGTGGGCTCCGCGACGGACGCCGACAACCGCTACCCCGACGAGCTCGCCGAGCGCCTCGCCGCCACCGGCAGCCCCCGCGCGGTCCTCAACCACGGCATCGCCGGCAACCAGGTCGTCAACGACACGACCTGGGCCGGCGAGAAGGCCCTGACCCGCTTCCGCGAGGACGTCCTCAACGAGCGCGGTGTCCGGACAGTCATCCTCCTGGAGGGCATCAACGACATCGGCGGCAGCACCGTCAGCTTCCCCGCCGCGCCCACCCCCGACGTCTCCGTCGCCGCACTGATCAAGGGCCACAAGACCCTCATCCGCCAGGCCCACGCCAAGGGCCTGAAGGTGGTCGGCGCGACACTGACGCCGGTCAAGGGCTCCTTCTACGACACCCCGGCCAACGAGGCGAAGCGGGACGCCTTCAACGCCTGGGTGCGCACCTCCGGCGCGTACGACGCGGTCGTCGACTTCGACCGCACGGTCGCGGACCCCTCGGACCCGGACCGCATCCTCCCGGCCTACGACTCGGGCGACCACCTCCACCCGAGCGACGCGGGCTACCGCGCGATGGCGGCGGCCCTGGACCTCGACGCGCTGTAG